In Fibrobacterota bacterium, a genomic segment contains:
- a CDS encoding ATP-binding protein — protein sequence MRITQQISSHDDRIVLLHFEGDLNASDCEATSKIFQEIIDSKKFFIIALMENVTFVSSPFLGELMGCKLRLVEQGGNMVIVGLNYDLRERLIQMGADKIFQFYPDTHTAYNHYHWEYTQTAQVVSITLPPKLQAVPAVRRFIAGIARQKGYTSRDSFRIETIVDEIANNAIEHGDASQSGISVELRIDRRKFELLVRNQTLMDKATQLKYAVEANQEASKGGETRGRGLALVKLISNSINVSIDNAGTEVKIMKMREDS from the coding sequence ATGAGGATTACCCAGCAGATCAGCTCCCATGACGATCGCATCGTACTCCTGCATTTCGAAGGCGATCTGAACGCCAGCGACTGCGAAGCGACCAGCAAGATCTTCCAGGAGATCATCGACTCCAAGAAATTCTTCATCATCGCCTTGATGGAGAACGTCACTTTCGTCTCCTCCCCTTTCCTGGGGGAGTTGATGGGATGCAAGCTCCGCTTGGTCGAGCAGGGCGGCAACATGGTGATCGTCGGCCTGAACTACGATTTGCGCGAGCGACTCATCCAGATGGGCGCCGACAAGATCTTCCAGTTCTATCCGGACACGCACACGGCGTACAACCATTACCATTGGGAGTACACCCAGACGGCCCAAGTGGTTTCCATCACCTTGCCTCCCAAGCTGCAGGCGGTGCCTGCCGTGCGCCGTTTCATCGCCGGCATCGCCCGGCAAAAAGGCTACACCTCGCGGGATTCCTTCCGCATCGAAACCATCGTAGACGAGATCGCCAACAATGCCATCGAGCATGGCGACGCTTCCCAATCCGGCATTTCCGTGGAACTGCGCATCGATCGTCGCAAATTCGAGCTGCTCGTTCGCAACCAGACATTGATGGACAAGGCCACCCAGTTGAAGTACGCCGTGGAGGCGAACCAAGAGGCTTCCAAGGGCGGGGAAACCCGGGGACGCGGCCTGGCGCTCGTGAAGCTGATCAGCAACTCCATCAACGTGTCCATCGACAATGCGGGTACGGAAGTGAAAATAATGAAAATGCGAGAGGATAGCTAA
- a CDS encoding ATP-binding protein — translation MDSHAQPGQPKGETAIEYSVRFPCDLEYIPPLRQFVAEMARVEGFSKKFCFRTEIIVDELATNGILHGSQDVHSSLTLRAKFEEAAMSLSVQDQGGSRQNLENLKRAVYSPKPSTGDKKKGRGLVIVQMLSNEIKIDVGEDGRTQVHVVKTKDPEDSRSPREKLLYESDV, via the coding sequence TTGGATAGCCACGCACAGCCTGGACAGCCCAAGGGCGAAACGGCGATCGAATACTCGGTCCGGTTCCCATGCGACCTCGAATACATCCCTCCGCTGCGCCAATTCGTCGCCGAAATGGCCCGCGTAGAAGGCTTCTCCAAGAAATTCTGCTTCCGCACCGAGATCATCGTGGACGAACTGGCCACCAACGGGATCCTGCACGGCTCCCAGGACGTGCATAGCTCGCTCACCTTAAGGGCGAAGTTCGAGGAAGCGGCCATGAGCCTTTCCGTGCAGGACCAGGGCGGATCGCGCCAGAACCTGGAGAACCTGAAGCGCGCGGTCTACAGCCCCAAGCCTTCCACGGGCGATAAGAAGAAAGGCCGCGGCCTGGTCATCGTCCAGATGCTCTCCAACGAAATCAAGATCGACGTAGGCGAGGACGGGCGGACCCAGGTGCACGTGGTGAAGACGAAGGATCCGGAAGATTCCCGCTCCCCGCGCGAAAAGCTCCTCTACGAGAGCGACGTATGA
- the galK gene encoding galactokinase, with protein sequence MIQDGPRNAREAVLRGFAEATGHEPGILVESPGRVNLIGEHTDYNGGWVLPFAIDRHIVVAAAHSAGQIGLIAVDRGESARFAPDDLPSPRRGHWSDYLVGMLAEFRAAGFPVPAAEFAFAGDIPAGGGLSSSAALATAMGLALDRLAGTGLSRETIALMAQATEHRYAGVRCGIMDQYAVLLCRSGRGILLDCRTLEWRHVTIAPAGHRFLLCNSMVKHELSSSAYNDRRRECEEALGILRRLEPELPDLRGCTRGLLERSRSALGGIRYRRVRHQIEENARVLAAEAALRSGDPAALGTLLSASHASLAGDFEVSSPEQDFLVATALACDGVRGARMTGGGFGGNIIVLAAEASAHAAAVRLKEAYGKAFGMDPEIMECAPSDGARVELENEPARIA encoded by the coding sequence ATGATTCAGGATGGACCCCGGAACGCGCGGGAAGCCGTACTGCGCGGGTTCGCGGAGGCCACCGGGCATGAACCAGGAATATTGGTTGAATCGCCCGGTCGCGTGAACCTCATCGGGGAACATACCGATTACAACGGCGGCTGGGTGCTCCCCTTCGCGATCGACCGCCATATCGTCGTCGCGGCGGCCCATTCCGCCGGTCAGATCGGCTTGATCGCCGTCGATCGCGGCGAATCCGCGCGGTTCGCCCCGGACGATCTTCCCTCTCCCCGCCGCGGCCATTGGTCCGATTACTTGGTAGGGATGCTGGCCGAATTCCGCGCGGCCGGTTTTCCCGTGCCAGCCGCGGAATTCGCCTTCGCGGGGGACATCCCCGCGGGAGGAGGCCTTTCCAGCTCGGCGGCCTTGGCCACGGCGATGGGCCTGGCTTTGGATCGCCTGGCCGGAACGGGCCTGTCGCGCGAGACCATTGCGCTTATGGCCCAGGCAACCGAGCACCGGTACGCCGGGGTCCGTTGCGGCATCATGGACCAGTACGCGGTTCTGCTTTGCCGGAGCGGGCGCGGGATCCTCCTCGATTGCCGTACGCTGGAATGGCGCCATGTCACGATCGCTCCGGCGGGCCACCGTTTCCTGCTCTGCAATTCCATGGTGAAGCATGAGTTGTCCTCCAGCGCTTACAATGATCGGCGTCGCGAATGCGAAGAGGCCCTCGGAATTCTGCGGAGGCTTGAGCCGGAATTGCCGGATCTCCGAGGCTGCACCCGAGGGCTTTTGGAACGGAGCCGCTCTGCCTTAGGAGGGATCCGCTATCGGCGCGTGCGCCACCAAATCGAGGAGAACGCCCGGGTGCTGGCCGCCGAGGCCGCGCTCAGGTCGGGCGATCCGGCCGCTCTCGGTACTTTGCTTTCCGCTTCCCACGCTTCCCTGGCGGGGGATTTCGAGGTGTCTTCTCCGGAGCAGGACTTCTTGGTCGCGACCGCGCTGGCTTGCGACGGCGTGCGCGGCGCCCGCATGACCGGAGGCGGATTCGGAGGCAACATCATCGTCCTGGCGGCAGAAGCTTCGGCCCATGCGGCCGCGGTCAGGCTTAAGGAGGCCTACGGCAAAGCCTTCGGGATGGATCCGGAAATCATGGAGTGCGCCCCCTCGGATGGGGCACGGGTGGAGCTGGAAAACGAACCGGCGCGGATCGCCTAG
- a CDS encoding peptidyl-prolyl cis-trans isomerase, whose translation MKRILCILPLLALVACEGKREDRSKVLAKIGGTSYTENDFDFMLKTMPPDRQAELKKDPEARRKQFETMLNQKLQSMAALKSRYGKDPDLNARQALIDERIVTQTYTQTFLGENDGFTEDELRSFYQAHPKMFTGDSGKVLPFEAERPRVGDSMAIAKAPLDSFYQANTKRYEQKAFCDLSLIQAKDRKTAEEAAKAVAGGMDFGAAAAKWSVHQASKANKGKVGRQVKGDVLWDIGQINADSLFFNDETKLKVGAVSKPIKKDSTWMLLKADSCVAAHVPPLETIRKQVGDDYLVLYKSKLTEGLLPRLKAKYGVVLRSQRDTATLAELQKYYEEHKDGYISPETYEVYHIESKNKDLLNKRAKDIKDLEAFKKLAAQIDENSWTKPTQGYIGIIKRDHCLPDGIGVMPNLWTVLDTLKQGLLREPIQNPDTKKWHLFWLTKKLPKQQKPFDRVRVLVKLDWNSERTTTIKPEDTLATWKGGNIREKDILFLRQEIPPSMQERYTRDALLDYLLTWHLASMEAKSVGLNDDIKVMAQREENKINYWAQIYQDSILARNGGLDSATLKRTFEANRDYFTKDSTEKDFHKYTKDIAAFLTLDPKDFDIEYKTNPERYRRDTIPLSFEESKYEVFQNLKNEAYAKSAQKQTEKLMREFQVVILDPTLLPAKIKNSQESYKQAQNLHYDRKLDQAIDLYQRLRTEFPKDEALQDSICFGLAQIYIEQEKYQQAMSEYRRLSYLYPKSPNNYKAMFMVGFIHAEHLKNDSAAVRDFEKMLSQYPSSDLSDDADWMIRNIRSGGKLMPVLEGDSGYVAPDSGKGKSSPGKQPKADSKPAATGSAPKPDAAKPSAAKPDSTKK comes from the coding sequence ATGAAGCGTATCCTGTGTATTCTCCCCCTATTAGCGCTAGTGGCCTGCGAAGGCAAACGGGAGGACCGCAGCAAAGTCCTGGCGAAGATCGGCGGGACGAGCTATACCGAGAACGATTTCGACTTCATGCTCAAGACCATGCCCCCGGACCGGCAAGCCGAATTGAAGAAGGACCCGGAAGCGCGCCGCAAGCAGTTCGAGACCATGCTCAACCAGAAGCTGCAGTCGATGGCCGCCCTGAAGTCCCGCTACGGGAAGGATCCGGATCTCAACGCCCGCCAGGCGCTGATCGACGAACGCATCGTGACCCAGACCTATACCCAGACCTTCCTGGGCGAGAACGATGGCTTCACGGAAGACGAACTGAGGTCCTTTTACCAGGCGCATCCCAAGATGTTCACCGGCGATTCCGGCAAAGTTCTCCCCTTCGAGGCCGAGCGTCCCCGGGTGGGCGATTCCATGGCGATCGCGAAAGCGCCCTTGGATTCCTTCTACCAGGCCAATACCAAGCGTTATGAGCAAAAGGCGTTCTGCGATCTCTCCCTGATACAAGCCAAGGACCGTAAGACCGCCGAAGAAGCGGCCAAGGCCGTGGCGGGAGGCATGGATTTCGGCGCCGCCGCCGCCAAGTGGTCGGTGCACCAGGCCAGCAAGGCGAACAAAGGCAAGGTGGGCCGCCAGGTCAAAGGCGACGTGCTGTGGGATATCGGGCAGATCAATGCGGATAGCCTGTTCTTCAACGATGAGACCAAGCTGAAAGTCGGAGCCGTCTCCAAGCCCATCAAGAAGGATAGCACCTGGATGCTCCTCAAGGCGGATAGCTGCGTCGCCGCCCATGTCCCCCCGCTGGAAACGATCCGCAAGCAGGTCGGGGACGACTATCTGGTCCTGTATAAATCCAAGCTGACGGAAGGCCTTCTGCCCCGCCTCAAGGCCAAATACGGCGTGGTCCTGCGTAGCCAGCGCGACACGGCCACCCTGGCCGAACTCCAGAAGTACTACGAGGAGCATAAGGACGGATACATCTCCCCTGAGACGTATGAGGTGTACCACATCGAATCGAAGAACAAGGATTTGCTGAACAAGCGCGCCAAGGACATCAAGGATTTGGAGGCATTCAAGAAACTGGCCGCCCAAATCGACGAGAACTCCTGGACCAAGCCGACCCAGGGCTACATCGGCATAATCAAGCGCGACCATTGCCTGCCGGACGGGATCGGCGTAATGCCGAACTTGTGGACGGTTCTCGATACCCTCAAGCAAGGGTTGCTCCGTGAGCCCATCCAGAATCCCGACACCAAGAAGTGGCATCTGTTCTGGTTGACCAAGAAGCTCCCCAAGCAGCAGAAGCCTTTCGATCGCGTCCGGGTCCTGGTAAAGCTGGATTGGAATTCGGAGCGGACCACGACCATCAAGCCCGAGGATACCTTGGCGACCTGGAAGGGCGGCAATATCCGCGAAAAGGACATCCTGTTCCTACGTCAGGAGATCCCGCCTTCCATGCAAGAGCGGTATACCCGCGACGCCCTGTTGGATTACCTGCTCACCTGGCACCTCGCTTCGATGGAAGCCAAATCCGTGGGCCTGAACGATGACATCAAAGTCATGGCCCAGCGCGAGGAGAACAAGATCAACTACTGGGCCCAGATCTACCAGGATTCCATCCTGGCCCGCAACGGCGGGCTGGATTCGGCCACCCTCAAGCGGACCTTCGAAGCCAATCGCGACTACTTCACCAAGGATTCGACCGAGAAGGATTTCCACAAGTACACCAAGGATATCGCCGCGTTCCTCACCTTGGATCCCAAGGATTTCGACATCGAGTACAAGACCAATCCGGAGCGTTATCGCCGCGATACCATTCCGTTGAGTTTCGAAGAGTCCAAGTACGAGGTATTCCAGAACCTGAAGAACGAGGCCTACGCCAAGTCCGCGCAGAAGCAGACCGAAAAGCTGATGCGCGAATTCCAGGTCGTGATATTGGATCCCACCCTGCTCCCCGCGAAGATCAAGAATTCGCAGGAGTCCTACAAGCAGGCCCAGAACCTCCATTATGATCGGAAGCTGGACCAAGCGATAGATCTTTACCAACGCCTGAGGACGGAATTCCCGAAGGACGAGGCGCTGCAGGATTCCATCTGCTTCGGGTTGGCCCAGATCTACATCGAGCAGGAGAAGTACCAGCAGGCCATGAGCGAATACCGCCGCTTGTCGTACCTCTACCCCAAGAGCCCGAACAATTACAAGGCGATGTTCATGGTGGGATTCATCCACGCCGAACATCTGAAGAACGATTCGGCGGCCGTGCGCGACTTCGAGAAGATGCTGTCGCAATACCCCTCCAGCGACCTTTCCGACGATGCGGATTGGATGATCCGAAACATCCGCAGCGGCGGGAAATTGATGCCCGTGCTGGAAGGCGATAGCGGCTACGTGGCCCCGGATTCCGGCAAGGGCAAATCCTCCCCGGGCAAGCAACCTAAAGCGGATTCCAAGCCGGCAGCGACGGGAAGCGCGCCCAAACCCGATGCGGCCAAGCCTTCGGCGGCAAAGCCGGACTCGACCAAGAAATAG
- a CDS encoding STAS domain-containing protein, translated as MDTQIELQISDLENVPHGKLIKCMGDLDATNVESTLDQVTKLIRDGYVQIVADFRNLRYVNSTGLGILLHFSKTAKEKNGCFKIANVNDNVYEIIEIIGANTLLDIYESVEEAIASLSKR; from the coding sequence ATGGACACCCAAATCGAACTCCAGATCTCGGACCTGGAAAACGTCCCGCATGGAAAACTGATCAAGTGCATGGGAGACCTGGACGCCACCAACGTGGAGTCGACCCTGGACCAAGTGACCAAGCTGATCCGGGACGGTTACGTGCAGATCGTCGCCGACTTCCGCAACCTCCGCTACGTGAACAGCACGGGCCTGGGCATCCTCCTCCATTTCAGCAAGACCGCAAAGGAAAAGAACGGTTGCTTCAAGATCGCCAACGTGAACGATAACGTGTACGAGATCATCGAGATCATCGGGGCGAACACGCTGTTGGATATTTACGAAAGCGTGGAAGAGGCTATCGCCTCCCTGTCGAAGCGTTGA
- a CDS encoding DUF4301 family protein → MEPFTPSDRDHLRRLGMDEAKALADMEAFRRGQQFSELDRACSPGDGIVSQDAGQLHDLNREYDQAAATGRAMQFVPASGAATRMFKALQVVRQRPDRPDLAALARESLDGNPTAIEFLAWFQGLDVSPFAGDLREALRKRGHDLDHLAQTGDYHEILAALLDPEGLGFADRPKALIPFHMGPDGSRTAFSEHLSEAVDLVRDGRGVCRLHFTIATDKRPAFAAELERSCRALAGKAHFEVGFSFQDPSTDTLAADENGEPFRDERGRLVSRPGGHGALLDNLARCGGDLVFIKNIDNIVPDALRGPHTSFRRAMGGMLVRLQREVRHQLEALRSGPDAESIRAAGRLCRKLGTVLPHALRDENGDARAEARDRLTALLDRPMRVCAMVENRGEPGGGPFWVRGHDGSLTLQIVETPQVDSRSLSQRSIASQAGFFNPTDLVCSLLDPRGKPYDLRRFRDPKAGFITTKSKDGRALRALELPGLWNGSMAHWNTVFMEAPVDIFNPVKSVVDLLRPAHLAANKIPV, encoded by the coding sequence ATGGAACCCTTCACGCCCAGCGACCGCGATCACTTGCGGCGCCTCGGCATGGACGAGGCCAAGGCCCTTGCCGACATGGAAGCCTTCCGCCGCGGCCAACAATTCTCCGAGCTCGATCGCGCCTGCTCCCCCGGCGATGGCATCGTCTCGCAGGATGCCGGCCAACTGCATGACCTGAACCGGGAATATGACCAAGCCGCCGCCACCGGACGCGCCATGCAATTCGTACCGGCGAGCGGCGCGGCCACCCGGATGTTCAAGGCCTTGCAGGTCGTTCGGCAAAGGCCGGACAGGCCGGATCTGGCGGCCTTGGCCAGGGAATCCCTCGACGGGAATCCCACCGCCATCGAATTCCTGGCCTGGTTCCAAGGCCTCGACGTATCGCCCTTCGCGGGAGACTTACGCGAAGCCTTGCGCAAACGTGGCCACGATCTTGATCATCTCGCCCAAACCGGCGATTACCATGAAATCCTGGCAGCCTTGCTTGATCCCGAGGGACTAGGTTTTGCGGATCGTCCCAAAGCCTTGATCCCGTTCCATATGGGCCCGGATGGTTCGCGCACCGCATTCTCCGAGCATCTCTCCGAAGCGGTCGACTTGGTGCGCGATGGTCGCGGCGTATGCCGACTGCATTTCACCATCGCGACGGACAAGCGCCCGGCCTTCGCCGCCGAACTGGAACGCTCATGCCGCGCCCTCGCTGGCAAAGCCCATTTCGAGGTCGGATTTTCCTTTCAGGACCCCTCCACCGACACCCTGGCTGCCGACGAAAACGGCGAACCCTTCCGGGATGAACGAGGCCGATTGGTCTCGCGGCCGGGAGGCCATGGCGCTTTGCTCGACAACCTGGCCCGCTGCGGCGGGGACCTGGTATTCATCAAGAACATCGACAATATCGTTCCCGATGCGCTACGCGGTCCCCATACTTCTTTCCGCCGGGCCATGGGCGGGATGTTGGTACGCCTGCAAAGGGAGGTTCGCCATCAATTGGAAGCCCTAAGATCCGGTCCGGATGCGGAAAGCATCCGCGCCGCCGGCCGCCTCTGCCGGAAGCTGGGTACCGTCCTGCCGCACGCATTGCGGGACGAGAACGGCGACGCCCGCGCGGAGGCGCGGGATCGTCTGACGGCGCTTTTGGATAGGCCCATGCGCGTCTGCGCCATGGTCGAGAACCGCGGCGAACCGGGAGGCGGGCCGTTTTGGGTCCGCGGCCACGACGGCTCCCTAACCTTGCAGATCGTGGAAACGCCCCAGGTCGATTCCCGTTCCCTCTCCCAGAGATCCATCGCCTCGCAGGCGGGCTTCTTCAATCCCACCGATCTCGTCTGCTCCTTGCTGGATCCGCGCGGGAAGCCCTACGACCTCCGACGTTTCCGGGATCCGAAAGCCGGATTTATCACTACGAAGTCGAAAGACGGCAGGGCTTTGCGGGCCTTGGAATTGCCGGGGCTGTGGAACGGGTCCATGGCGCATTGGAATACGGTGTTCATGGAAGCGCCCGTGGATATCTTCAATCCCGTCAAATCGGTGGTGGACTTGCTCCGCCCGGCCCATCTGGCCGCGAATAAGATCCCGGTTTAA
- a CDS encoding EscU/YscU/HrcU family type III secretion system export apparatus switch protein, whose translation MPAADPGFHQKLKLAVALKYRQDEDVSPLVVASGKGALAQALVKKAIDLGVPIHPDGELAELLSDVEVGQSIPEELYEVVAQIMAMVYRMDAELGRKKA comes from the coding sequence ATGCCCGCTGCCGATCCCGGATTCCACCAGAAGCTGAAACTCGCCGTGGCCTTGAAGTACAGGCAGGATGAGGACGTATCCCCGCTGGTGGTCGCATCCGGAAAAGGCGCGTTGGCCCAGGCTCTCGTCAAGAAGGCGATCGATCTGGGCGTCCCCATCCATCCCGACGGAGAGCTCGCGGAACTTTTGTCGGACGTGGAAGTGGGCCAAAGCATTCCCGAAGAGTTGTACGAAGTGGTGGCCCAGATCATGGCGATGGTCTATCGCATGGACGCCGAGCTGGGGCGGAAGAAGGCCTAA